ATTTAGGGAACTGTAAAATTTTTGTGACAGAGCATTAAAACAAACTCATTTTGTTAAATTAAGGTTTTGAGACAACTTTCTTTCTCTTGTGCGATGCAGTATAATTTTACAAAACAACAACCATGATGCCTGTGTGTGtggtataaatatttaaaaccactttttaattttcagttttttcagCGCTTCTTTCACATCCTTGTTCCGTAGGCTATAAATCAGTGGGTTTAATGTGGGAATCACAAGGGTGTAAAACAATGAGGTCATTTTATCTTGATCAAGGGAGTAGGAAGAGCTTGGCCGAAAATACATGAAGAGCATAGTTCCCTGGAAAATTGCAACAGCAGTTAAGTGGGAGGTGCAGGTGGAGAAAGCTTTGAACCTCCCCTCAGCAGAGCGGATCTTCAAGACTGATAGGGTTATATAACAATAAGAGATAAGAACTCCAGAAATGGTACTCAGTTCAATGAAGCCAAAAAAGATGAATAATGCCAACTCATTGATCTCTGTATCTGAGCATGAAAGGAGGTAGAGTGGAGGTAAATCACAGAAGAAATGATTAATCTCATTTGATCCACAAAAGCATAAGCGGAATGTTAATGTTGTATGTATCAGAGCATCTGCCATTCCCAGCAAGTAAACTCCAGCCATGAGCAGGGAGCACACTCTGTTGGACATGTTGACTGTGTAGAGCAACGGGTTGCCAATGGCCTTGTACCGATCAAAGGCCATCACTGCCAGCAGTAGACACTCAGAATCAGCAAACATACAGAAGATCAAGAATTGAAGGGCACACCCAAAGAAGGGGATTGATTTGTTTTTAGCTAAAAGGTCTACCAACATTTTGGGCCCAACCGCTGTAGAATAGCAGAGGTCACAGAAAGAGAGTTGACTAAGGAAAAAGTACATTGGTGTGTGAAGCTGGGAatctattataattaaaataatcattccaAGATTTGCAAACAGATTAATGAGATAAACAACAAGAAACGTTGCAAATAGTGTCACTTTCATTCCAGGGTTATTGGTAATTCCCAAGAAAATGAATTCTGTCAAGGATGAGcaatttcctttatccattcttgtatattcttgtctcaaattttgagaaaatgatCAAGAAAGTGATAGATGCACATATAACTCTTCTGACCACCACAAAATATCTGTAAAGCAGAACACAATTTCTTTTTGAGATTGTCTTTTATACTCATAAAATTACTCGGTCAATAGTTACTCTTTAAAGAAGCACTACTATCTAATGTGGCAATAACAGAAAATATCTATGGTAGGTGGTTGAGGAACTTTGATCTAAATCTagctgtcgggatccctgggtggcgcagtggtttggcgcctgcctttggcccagggcgtgatcctggagacccgggatcgagtcccacatcgggctcccggtgcatggagcctgcttctccctctgcctatgtctctgcctctctctctctctctctctctgtgactatcataaataaaaattaaaaaaaaatctaggtgtCATTTATGAGGTCTGTGACTTTCTATAAGCTCTTTGATTTCCCTGGCCATTATCTTCCTTATGTCAAGGAAGATATTTGGATGAGCTAATAGATCATTACAGCTTCAAAATTATATGGAAGAAACACCAATGTTAGAGCACGATGCAAGATGTAGGACTAAGCattttgtacacttgaaaatgttccatgaacacacaaaaaaagagtaaTTATTATATCCTTTCAATAGCAtgatttgtttaaaagattttttttcttttagttttagaaACAATGACCATATTACAcactaataataatgaaaataattatgttaCTGATTCTGGTCTGAGTTGACTTTAGCTTTTGCTGAGACATGAAATAAGCATTATTGACCTTTCTCTGGAAATGTATTATTGCTTTGCCACGGTACTCACAACCTATTTGTGGAGTGGTCTGGTGCTGAAGAAGGAGTCTTTTCACCAAAgaaatgtgctaaaaaaaaacccaaaaaaacaaaaaacaaaacaaacaaacaaaaaagtgaaaacaacagaATGTAACACACACATTTGCATCTCCTGGATTTTGAATGGACCTCtataatataaaatggaaataagataaTGGCTGAGTCAgctaagtgtttgactcttgactttgtctgaggtcatgatctcagggtcgttgCAGTCCCACATaggtctccatgctcagcatggagtccacttcagagtctctccctctgtcctcgtCTGTCCCTCCACACCAaccctgttctctgtctctcgaaaaaacaaaaaacaaaacaacaacaacaacaaaaaaccccaaaaaaccaaaaaacaaaagggaaaaggaatTAAGATGAAGTACATCAAATGCTTCTGAATGATAACGGTTTGTGTATGTATGAATGtgacatatattttcatgtgtatatGTCTCTGCTGTACCTGAGAATAGAAAATGGACAATGGACTTGTTCTTTAGACTGAAGTGAATATGGCATGTGGTTCACATGAAAATGCATTTGTGTACATTGCTATTTGTAAGGTTGTacctacattattttttaaagaaagcaaaaaaaaacaaaacaaacaaacaacaacaacaacaacaacaaaaaccccacttAGATTCACGTATATAATTACCCAGTGATGAAAGGAATAGAAGCCTGGTTGGTTCCTGTAAATCAACATCAAAGTAAAATAACCAAAAGATTATATTGCGAATACTAAGTTCAGATAGAtcttttcagttttgaaaagaaaatatatttggtcaTTAAATTGTGGAGTTTCTTTAATTGAGTAAGCAGGAAAAAGATGCttttagaaaaacacaaaccttttttccccctacacAGTAAGGATTTTTCCTTATATTCTATAAGTTGGAACCTTGAAGCCTACCTGAGATGAGCAGGTCTTTGGTGGCTATACAATAGGCAGctggcattttattttagcaGATGCTTTGGGGACTTAAATCTCTGAAGCTACTGCCCTTAGGCTTTGATGTTACACAAACATGTCATTAATTATATTTCTGGTTCTGTGTAACCTCTGTGAATTCAGAAACAACTTTAGCAAGGGCTGAGCTTTAACATTTCACTACTGTCACCAAATCGATCTATGccagaaagaaaacttcaaattattattattattttcaaatattttatttatttatttgacagagaaagagagagggagagagagagagagagagagagcacaggcaagggGAACtggagagggaaaatcaggcccagctgagcagggaggaacccagcaccctgagccaaaggcaaatgcttaaccgactaagccacacAAGCACCGCacccccaaattatttttatagtatgcTTCAGCTTCTCCATATTTATATCATTCTCCTCTAGTCAAAGAGAAAATCTGATGAAACCCAAGTCGACCCCTCTTTAATCATTTCTAGCACCTTTGGATTGTACATTTAGTTTCTTCTGTATTTGAAACATTCTCCTTCACATCCGATTTAGGTATGTTACTACAATTccctaatactttatttttttattaaagtgtcATTGAGTGCTGTAAAACTTACTCTTTCAGAgtatatagttttttttgttttttgttttttttggtatttaacatattttcaagGTTGTTGAGCCATTACTACAGTCTAATCCCAGGGACCAATAACCAATTTTCTAATCTGCACACTGCCTGCTCTGCACATCCCATAGAAACTGCATTATATGGCATTTGTTAAGTGGGATGAAACTTCTTTCCTCCAGCCCAATGATTATAAAGTTCATCCATGATTATGCTTgcatcagaattcttttttttaaatattttatttatttattcatgagacacacacacacaaacacacacacacagagagagagagagagagagagagagcacaaaagactgagagagagagagagagagagagagagaggcacagacacaggcagaaggagaagcaggctccatgcagggagccggatgtgggacttgatcccgagtctccaggatcatgccctgggctgaaggtggcgctaaactgctgagccacccaggctgcctttgtGCCagaattctgtttcattttacggctgaataatatttcagtttCTGGATATAATACTTTTGGCTGATTCATTCTTCAGTTgcatgaacatttgggttgtttctgccttttggctATGTGAACAAACGTGCTAAAAGCATTCTTGTCAATTATGCCTTGCTTGCCAGGCTGCTGCTCATGAGGGAGCATATCTTCTTCCCACCCCCCATCACACATCATCCAGCATCTCGTTGACTTTAAGATTCCATCACCTTTTCTATACCTAGTATATCCTTTACTGAATTATGTTCCCTTTgttcatataaaaaatatataagaatatataaaatctactACATTTGAGACACTTCAGGAATAAGACcaacttttatattttgtgttctCTAAGCTTCCTAGTACAAGATTTGCAAAAGTAACTGCTCTgagatgcctcggtggctcagcggttgggcgcctgcctttggcttgggtcgtgatcccgggatctgggattgagttctgcatcaggctccctgtgaggacctgcttctccctctgcctatatctctgcctctctctctcagtctgtgtctctcatgaataaataaataaatctttaaaaagtaactgCACTAAATATTCATTACTGAGTCTTTTTagctatttaaaatgaaagatgatATGCAAAGAATAGTAATATAttggatttggggatttttctatTAATATAACTCATATACCTACCTAGATGCTGGTAATTctaaaaaggcagaggaaaagaggTAGCCCCCGTCTTATTATTCCTAATGAAAAAATTTGCTTCCTATCCTCACAATTTTAGGGGCTGTtggcctttatttaaaaaaaaaaaaaaaagtagagatgcctacctggctcagtggttgagactttagctcagggcatgaacccaatcctgggatcaagtctttcATCtgtctccctgtgaggagcctgcttctccctctgtctatctctctgcctctctctgtgtgtctcaaataaataaataaatagatataaataataaataaataaataaataaataaataaataaataaataaatattaaaaaaaaatcttaaacagggAACAGAAAGTGGCTCCAATGAACTAACACCAAGACTGCATCTGGTCACTTGGACCTTATGCTACTTAGTCAACAGACAAACAGTAGTTTCTCTACCATTTGAGGGTGATTGTTCTTAAAATAAGGGGAACAGATGATTATTACTATAGAGTTAGGGTAATGAGGTGTGTTTCTGGAGTGTAAGAGAGCCTCTGGGGGTACCTCTGAGAAGTCCCATGCCTGGTATTAAAAAGAGGatggaaggatgcctgggtggctcagcggttcagcatctgccttcagctcagggcgggatccccggatccaggatcgagtcccatattgggctcctctctctctctctctctctctctctttctgtctctcatgaataaataaataaaatctttaaaaaaaatgaaaagaggatGGAAAACTTAAAGAGACCCAGATAAAATGATCTAGAAATGATACCTATATTGAGGGATAAAGCTTTGGGCCACttcacaagacaaaaaaaaaaaaaaaaagacaactgggATGCTTCTTAAAATTAAAGGGGATACAGCAGAGgctgtggaggaaagggaattCTATGTACCAGCTATGATCATGTGGCCTGTGGAGAAAACAAGACTGTAGAAGTTAAAATGTTGCTTTTCCTTTGTTGTGATATAAATACATTGActaatatttctttctctcctgttccCCTGATTCCTAACATAAGATACAGTGAGAAGGTTTAAACTTTTATCTCAACTTTTTGCAAGTTACAGAGTATCAAAGATGTGTGACTTAGCCTGAAGGACCCTAGACCACTGCACAAGGATAAATTGGCATAAATACTTTACATtgcatcttttttctttacattgtATGCATGCATCTGTTAGCAAAAGTAAGCATACTTTTGCTGTTGTCTTATTTGAaagttgattttgttttcaagatGCCTCTGAATGGCATGTTGAAAAAAGGGGTGGATTATTTGAGAACCTGCTGCCAATGTGGTTGTGGCTGAGAGCTGCATTTCCCAAATCTTCCCAGCTTGGTTTCGATTTagcattattaaaaagagaaatttgcatGAGGTTTGGGCATAAATCGCCTCCTTCCTTAATGTTTATAGTGTTTTTGCTTCTATTATCAAAATGCAGCTTCAATAATATAGGCCACACTGCTTCAACACAAACCACAGAGGAAGGCCCAGTTAAGTGGGTGGCTTCGGAAAGTTCTGACCATGCTggagctaaaataaaaattcaggccGTGGAGGCAACCATACAGTCTTGGGAATTTAGCAGGTGCCTGTACTCTCCAGGGATGAAATATAGGATGCTCCCGGTGGGAAAAGCAGTGTGGGCCATCTAGAAAGCTTTGCAAGTAATAGCAGCCCTGTGGACCTTGAAAAAATTACAATACCCTATAATTTTATATGTGTCTTCACTTGGAAATGGCTATATTTTCTCATAAATAGTGTAATATTTGGTGCCATGATTATTGAGCATCAAAGGCAGTGCTGTTGCAAAACTAAGAGTTTCATAAGCAGCTGATATGTAATATTGCACCACATACACTCCGCCTAATAGATATTTGTGTAATTTTAGAGCTTAGCAAACATGAAAAGCTGTAGATAATTACTCATCTGATACGGCTTTGTGTGATTTTCTATAATCTCAGACAAGTAAATCTTGCTAAGAAATATAAACTTAATATTGGAGTACTTTGGTGAGTGTGTAGCTGTGAGTGACTCTTCCCTTCTTAGCaaatgaaataatcaaaatgCTCAGGAGAAACACTATTGGTCTGAAATCCAAAGACAAGATTCCTGCAGGAATTTAAAACTGACAGTGATTCACACTGTGTCTTTTGTGGATTTTTGCAACAAAGAGTACACAGATTTAAACATACTTTGTAAACGTTAATATTTCCAGGTCAaagcttataaatatttattatcattgagaaaaaataatatagtaataaaaataatgtacagtagaaaattttaattatggaaaTACACTTTGCAGGTACATGCCTCTCATTTCAGTCCTCAAATGTGCCACCAGGTCATGTGGGTTGATCTCTGCTTGAGGATACAGGTGATATATTGTGGGGCTGATTCTGTGTCTGAGATGCCAGAGAAAGATGTTCCATCCCTCTAGTAATACTTTGGtacttaagataaaaatatagacaGGAAGGCAAATAGTCTTCCTTGAAATTGATCTATATTCTTCAAGGTGCTACTTAGACAAAGTTTCCAAATTACTTTGGAGTAGATTGGGTAGAGAAGGTTAGCATCATATTATTAAACTGAGGTTaagaaaatggatttattttgtattattgcTTCCAAGACATTCCATGACATTCCATAACCATCTAATTGTACAATGTACATTTCAATTAATGTGAGCTATTACACAAATATATGTACTTAACATCTATCAAGGGCTTAAAATGGTGCAGGTATTATTTACAGCATAGTACTATTCACGTTCTCATCTGTAAATCTACCATGTGAATGAGATACACTACACAGGAACAGACACATGCACACCGCTACACACTTTTCTGAGGTATTAACTATATCCCTTAGGACAAcatgaaaaaacacattttagcATTAACTTCAAGCAAATAATCTTTCAATAGTAATCTTATTATTTAGCAGcaattttgaaacttttaaatGCTTTCTTACATTGTGAATTTGGCTGTATGAAAAATGAGTGTTTGATAACATCCATTGTGTATCTGCTGGTGGGCATGTCACAAATTCCATTTAGAGTTTGTAACTGGGGATTTAGATGAATCCCAGAACCTTATAGCTCATGAGGAATCCACTTTTAACCTTACAGCTCTCTTAGCGGCatcttttacatctttatttctcAAACTATAAATCAATGGATTCAGCACTGGGATAATAATGGTGTAGAACACGGAGATAATTTTATCAGTGTTGGGAGAATACAGATAGCTGGGCCGTGAGTAAATGAAGAGAAGAGTCCCCTGATAGATGGCCACAGAAGTCAGGTGAGAGGCACACGTGGAGAAGGTTTTCTTTCTGCCACTGGAAGAGCGGATCCTCAAGACTGAGCGCAGAATGAAATAGTAGGAGATGACAATGACGATGAAGCAGATAATTTCCACTGAGCTGCCATATGTGGAGAGAAGCCACTCATTAACTGAGGTGTCTGTGCAGGATAGCTTAAGCAGGGGAGGGAGGTCGCAGAAAAAATGATTAATGACATTTTTATCGCAGTATTTCAGAATAAAGGCAAAGGACGTGTGAACCAGGGAACTCATGTTACCTCCAATGTAGGACAAGACAATCAACCATACACAGATGCCCCGAGACATCACAACTGTATACAGTAAAGGATTACAGATGGCAACATAGCGATCATATGCCATGGCAGCCAGGATAAAGGATTCTGTATCagcaaaagcacagaaaaaataaaactgtagggCACAGCCATAATAGGAGATAGATTTATTTTCTGAGAGGAAATTGACCAGCATTTTGGGAACAATGACTGATGAGTAACAAAGATCTGCAAAGGAGAGGTTgctaaggaaaaaatacatagggGTTTGAAGGTGAGGGTCGGTCCTAATTAACATCATCAGTCCAATATTCCCTGTTAAAATCATACCATACAATGTCAGAAACATGAGGAATAGGACAATCTGCAGTTCAGGGCGGGTCGGAAACCCTAAAAGAATAAACTCGGTCACCAAGGTGTAGTTTCCATCCATCAATTCCATATTCtgtgttgttttctttctatGAGAATTCAAACATCCTAAAACGGTATATtgagggaaacagaaaagaagatataataatatgggtattttatttttgcggtgaacaaacaaacaagcaagcaataAAAGACTCCAAGCCCAAACTCCCTTTCAAATATAAACCTGAGAGATGTATTTCAGAATTTAGTAGCTATCAGGTCCCATGGCTGATGGTTTTATCTTACTTGTTTGAATGACTCTGTCTTCCATTGGAGAGTTGGCTTCTGCATGTAGGGATCTGAATTTGCTTACTTTTCTGTACCTAAATATTTCACAATAGCTGGTTCAGAGGATTAAAGAATTGATGGATCAATGGATGTACTGATGATGATATAAAGAGAAGAAGAATACAGCTATTATTAAACAGAAATTGACTTTAGAGTCTGCCTTAGAATGATGGCTAGAGATGAGTTTGCTCTTTCTGTCCAGATTCAATAGACAGTGGTATGCTGTACTCTTGGCAGAGCAGATGGTGTGGTATAATGAAAcattctggttatttttttaatttaaagtataAGTGATAATGATGAAGTGAAAACAAATGCCAGGAAACATcatctgtgaatatattttttgattGGAAGGAGTTTAGGGTGACTCCACAAATCCTCTCAAGACACTAAACCAAAATGATTAAATTAATCATTTCTCCATCTTTGGCATTTACTAAAATTCTTGGCTTCTAGTGAGTGCCTGATGAATATTAGTTGGCTGATTGAGGAAAGTGGGCAAAAAATTAGTCATAAGTTgtcttctaattaaaaaatattactttattggCCTCCTCACTGATTATATGTTCTGTGCAAACAAAAATAGTTAGCTGCCATTTACTTTCATGCTAGTATAATTCAGGATGTTGAGTCTAAAAATTCTGCCAATGCTTGCTTCTGGGGTCTCTGAATTTTTCCAGGAGTGGAAAAAAATTGAACTCAAGCTTGAAATGCAAAAACTTTCCTCCTAATCTTAAAAGATATgcttggaaatatttaaaacaaacaagtaaagtATTCAATGAGCCTTGTTAATATTGCCAGCAAGGGAACAAAAT
This is a stretch of genomic DNA from Canis aureus isolate CA01 chromosome 21, VMU_Caureus_v.1.0, whole genome shotgun sequence. It encodes these proteins:
- the LOC144292634 gene encoding olfactory receptor-like protein OLF1 isoform X2, encoding MELMDGNYTLVTEFILLGFPTRPELQIVLFLMFLTLYGMILTGNIGLMMLIRTDPHLQTPMYFFLSNLSFADLCYSSVIVPKMLVNFLSENKSISYYGCALQFYFFCAFADTESFILAAMAYDRYVAICNPLLYTVVMSRGICVWLIVLSYIGGNMSSLVHTSFAFILKYCDKNVINHFFCDLPPLLKLSCTDTSVNEWLLSTYGSSVEIICFIVIVISYYFILRSVLRIRSSSGRKKTFSTCASHLTSVAIYQGTLLFIYSRPSYLYSPNTDKIISVFYTIIIPVLNPLIYSLRNKDVKDAAKRAVRLKVDSS
- the LOC144292636 gene encoding olfactory receptor 5W2-like, giving the protein MDKGNCSSLTEFIFLGITNNPGMKVTLFATFLVVYLINLFANLGMIILIIIDSQLHTPMYFFLSQLSFCDLCYSTAVGPKMLVDLLAKNKSIPFFGCALQFLIFCMFADSECLLLAVMAFDRYKAIGNPLLYTVNMSNRVCSLLMAGVYLLGMADALIHTTLTFRLCFCGSNEINHFFCDLPPLYLLSCSDTEINELALFIFFGFIELSTISGVLISYCYITLSVLKIRSAEGRFKAFSTCTSHLTAVAIFQGTMLFMYFRPSSSYSLDQDKMTSLFYTLVIPTLNPLIYSLRNKDVKEALKKLKIKKWF
- the LOC144292634 gene encoding olfactory receptor-like protein OLF1 isoform X1, translating into MRMHVKACGSSGEIIHTGCLNSHRKKTTQNMELMDGNYTLVTEFILLGFPTRPELQIVLFLMFLTLYGMILTGNIGLMMLIRTDPHLQTPMYFFLSNLSFADLCYSSVIVPKMLVNFLSENKSISYYGCALQFYFFCAFADTESFILAAMAYDRYVAICNPLLYTVVMSRGICVWLIVLSYIGGNMSSLVHTSFAFILKYCDKNVINHFFCDLPPLLKLSCTDTSVNEWLLSTYGSSVEIICFIVIVISYYFILRSVLRIRSSSGRKKTFSTCASHLTSVAIYQGTLLFIYSRPSYLYSPNTDKIISVFYTIIIPVLNPLIYSLRNKDVKDAAKRAVRLKVDSS